AAATCAAGTTTAATACCTAAAAACATTATAAATAACTATTCCAGATTAAATCAAGCTTAAAAGACCTAAAGAGACTACAATCAAAATCAATGTTGATATTGAATCTGTAAGGCTTGTAGACAATGGAATGACAATATTATCCGGATCAAGGCCTCTTCTATATGAAATGGTAGATATATAGAAGACTACAAGCAACATGATTAGAATCAAGACCATACCTGCAATAAGGCTTATCAATATTGATTGAAGGTATCCGACACCAATGTTATTGAAAGCTATTGTTGAGGATTCAGCCAAGAATCCAATTAAAGGATACATTACAATAGCTAATGTCACAATAGCTATGAAGTTTTCCATAGTGTGCTTTTTAGGTCTCAATACCGGGTCGATTAAACCGGAGTGAAGACCTGAAGACAATCTTGCACCTAAGATACTTACCAAACCGCCACTTTCACCAGAGAACAATGGAACCAATGTAAGCAATGTTTGGTTCTTTAGGAGTGTGCTGAGTGAATTGTTCAATATTCCACCAGCAACGGTTCCCAATATGGAACAGCCGAACAGAACTGGAGTGGATTGCCTAACTATATACCTTACCTCATTGTCAGCTGTGTATCCTGAAATCAATGAGACAAGTGTAATCAATATGATGATGGCAAACAATACCATCTTGACGATCGGGTCAAAGCCAATTAGATTGACAATCAAGACACTTAAAATGATTGCAGGCAAGGTGAAGAAGTCTCCTACAGCTGCAATGAAAGGTGTTGTGATGTTATCTGGGTCCCAACCCCCTTCAAAACTCTTAAGTGAAATGAACATTGTAATAGGAAGCATGATGACTGTTGATATCAATCCAGCGATGAATGAAATCAATACAAAGTCAAATAGGCTTATGCTTGGGAAATTGAATAATATGCAGATTACCTTTGCAATGGCTCCAAGCAAGACTGAAAGGACCATAGTCAAGATAATTGAAGCTGTAATGTTTTCATCCAGAAGGTCTGACCTTTTGAATTCTGGAGATATTGTACCGATGTGGAGGTGAGTGCTTAATCTTGATCCGAAGGACCCAAAGATGTTTCCTCTCATTCCAATAGCTCCTGGAATGATTACCATAAGGCCAGGATAGGTCTGGAGGAAGAATTCCATGTTTCCTAAAATGATACCTGCACACAAGTCACCTACAGCACAAATGGAAAGGGCAATTAGGCTTTCCTTCAAAACAGAATCAGTGTCAGCTAAAAATTCTCTTATGTAGCTTAGAAAACGTGCTGGAAGTGAAACAATGAACTTTACAGCATTGAATAAAAATAGAATAATGCTAACAACCAATGTGATGAGAGATTCCCCAAATTGACGTACCATCTTCATTAGACTTTTCAACTGGTTCACCTCCTATCATCATAGTGTCACATCCATACATATTAAATAAATAATTTAATTGAAATCAAATTCATATAAACTCTAAAAATACACAAACAATAAAGATCAATTCATATAAACTCTAAAAATACACAAACAATAAATCAAAATTGAATTAATCGTCATCGATAAATTCTTCAATATTTCCTAAATCTTCTAAATGCATTTCTCCATCTGCTAATTTTTCAATAATTTCAGTTCCTGTTTCGGATCCTTTAGCAATCAAAACATCTCCTGCAAGGATAACAGTGTTTTTGTCAGGACCATAAATCCAGGAATCCCCACGTCTGATGGAAATGATTCTCATACCGGTACGGTTGAGCAATAGCAATTCTCCTAAGGATTGGTTTGTTAAAGCAGAGCTTTCCTCAACATTTACACGAATGATGTTCCTTTCGGATTCTTCCATAACCATTTTGAATACAAGGTGTGGTTCGAATCCCTTTAATGTCAAGTCAGCTAAATCCTTTGCAGCGTTTCCCATGGATTCAGCAGCTTCTGCAATCTCAAGCAATGTAGTCAATTTTTCTGCATCCTCAAGTGAACGGGCAGCTACAAGAGATTGCTTCTTTATTTCATAATTCATGCTGTTGAGTCTGTTTTCAAGGGTCAATACCTCTTCTGCTGCAGCTTTGTTGTTGAATAAAACAGCAGAATAAGCCAAATCAACCATTAATTCCGACATGTCTTTCATTTCAATTAAAATATCTTTTACACTTGGCATTTTTAAAACCTTCTTTAATTAATATGTAATAAATAAGCATAATTCGCAATATAAGTTAAAAATTCAAATAAAAAATCAAATTAAAATTTATTTTAAAGTTTTCAATAGACATTCACGTCTCAATTTCAATAATTCCATATGCTTTATTTTCAAATCGTTCTTATCTTCCAAAATGTCTTCAAGTCCTTTTCTTACAGCCTGACATGGCTCTTCAAGATGAATCCAGTCACAATGTTGACAGCTCCATACATCCTTGTCCTTGATCCATTCACCGCCTGTCAATCCATCAGCACATGGATAGAAAGGACAATAACAGAAATCACATGCCTCCAATTCCTTATGGCATGGCAAATATTCGCAATCATAGTCAAGACCCTTAGGTGTCTCGTCCTTCAAGTACCTTTCAAAGAAATCAATGTTTTGTGAAATGAACTTAGGCTTGACCACATAGTCAGATGAAGTTACCATATAATCCTCAAGCCTGTAAGTCAACTTGTTTCCTATAATCAAAGTGGAATTCTCTATAATGTTATCCTCATTGATCTCATTGAACTTTGAGATTTCATATCTATAGCCATCATTCACAATGCCAACCAATAATTCATTGCTGAAGTCATCCATGACTTCCTTCAAGATATTGAAATTGCATTTATCGCCATTTTCGCCAATTGGATTATGAATAAATAAAACAAAGTCATTCTTTAAGGCAAACTTAATCTTATTTCTAAGCTCTTTGTCTGATACAAGATGGTTGTTCAAGTCAATAGCTACAAAATCATTCAATGGAGCTCCCAATACAGCTGAACTGTAATCTATTGGAGAAACAGCTGGATAAATCTTCAATTCAATATCACTATGTTTTGAACTCATTTGAATCAGAAGATTGGCTATACCATAAATGTTTCTCTTGTTGGAGCAGATTAGAGCCACATTGTTGTCTTGAGACCTTGAAATGGCCAATTCTATCTTCAAGTAAGATTCCTCAAGTTTGGAATAGATATCGCCAGTCTCGTCAATAGACTCTGACTCATCCAAACCAATGCTTACTTCATTTTGCTCTTCTAAGCCATTGGCAATGATTTCCTTATCTTTAATATATGTATCCAAATCGCTTAAGTCAATATTATCATAATTGACTATGATATCTGCTTCAATTATGGCATTAAATACATTTACAGTAATGTTTCCTATATCAGAACCCATGCTAATAAGATTAATCATCATATCACCTTTTTAGGGACCTTCTGTTATTGTTTTTATCTTTTGAAAATCTTTAATAAATAATTGATTTAGCTAAAAATAGCTAAACTAAAATAAATAGAATAAAGGTGCTAATAGCTCGCTTGTAGGTTCAGTGGAACCTCCAGATGAACCGCCAGAAGATCCGCCATCAGATGAGGAACCTCCAGATGAGCCACCAGATGAACCGCCAGAAGATCCTCCGCCAGATGAGGAACTAGATCCTGAATCAGAGGAACTGGAACTGGATGAACTGGAACCACTAGAGCTTGAACTAGAGCTTGAGCTACTACTTGAACTTGACTTGTACTTTGAGCTGGAACTTGATTTGGAACTGGAATTGCCTTCATCCAATATGGAATAGCTATTGTCATCAGCATCAAATATTTTCAAGATGGAATCAACCTTCAATGTATCCAACTTAACTTCAATACCATTTATTGTGTGTTCAGCAGTAGCTGTAGCAATGATCTTATAATCAGGTTCACCATTAATGATGATTGAACCGGATTTTCCACTAGGCTTGGAATAACCGAAAGCGGTTACGGTTACATTGAACTCCTCCTTGTCAGTGTCATCTACAGTTGTGACGGTCATGTTCTCTACATTGACCCCATCGACATCCGCCACCTCTGAGAGCTTATCAGCCAATTCAAATTTATTTGTAACATTTACATTGTCCGGATCTTTAATGAGCAATCCGCCAACATTGTCAGGACTGAAAAATGAGGTTACAGTGCTGACTTGCATATTTATTAATTCTCCTGGATCAGGAACTTCTCCAGTTGCTAAAGTATAGGAACTGAAAAGTCCTATTTCAAAAAATACAACAAATAACAATATGATAACTATTATTCTTGAAATTTTCATTTTTATACCCTTTATGAATTAATTTTTAAATTGTTTTAAATTATCTTTTTATAAGCAAATCTTTCTATATTTCATCACAAGACTTATACTTTTCATTGGCTTCAATAAGCTTTAAATGTGATGAAGATATATTGTTAGTATCTTATAATGATATAGTTTATATTATTTATATATAATAAGATTATCGAAAAATAATGCAATATAGATTATTTTATTAACAATAAAAAGATAATATAAATATAATATTGAATCAAAAATATTAACGAATGTAATGGAACTGTTTCAAGAAAGCAAAATCTTAATGATATGAGATGGTTTTGCCAAAATAAAGGAAGTAATGAACATGACTGCTGAAATTCTAATTAAATTTGCGAGGAAAGGGATAATATTATCTCCAGAGGCTTATGATTTAATTAAAAACTCTAAAAATCCTATAAATTTAAGTTCAGAAATTATCGTGAAATTGAAAAGCGGAAATTATTCTAAAGATATGGTTCCAGTTGATGTTGACACCATAATGAAAATGGAAGGGCTCAATTTAGAAATGAAAAGCCCTGTTAATGATGAAAAGCCTAAATCAATTGAAAAGCCACCACATATACAAGAAAAACCACTGGAGACTAAAGCTCCAACAAACAAGCCAGATGGTATTGAGGCTAAAAAACCTGAAATGAAAGAAGAAACAGGCAAAAAAATTGAAAAACCTCAAGCTACACCGGAAAAAGGCATTGTACTTGAAAAACCTAAAACTACAGAAGAAAAAGGTATCGGGCTTAATGAACCTAAAGCTGAAGAAAAGCCTAAGGAAGAAATTGAGCCTAAAGTAAATCCTGGCTATGCCAGTGAACATGTAGTTAAGATTGAAGATGCTGAAGTTTCAAAAGAGGTTGAAGTGAAATATAAAAGAAACTTGACCGAATCAAAAGTGAGCTTTGACAAATTCAAGGTCCTGAAAGACACAAGCAACAAATCATACACTAGCGGGGAGATTAGAAATCTAATCGATTACTTCCAAAACAGATACAAAAAATTATCTGGAATATTGGAAAAAAGGCCAGAACTTAGAACCTGGCAAAAGATCAATGAAATCACTGAAAACCAGACTGACTTGAACCTAATCGTAATGATTACAGACATCAGAAGCACTAAAAACGGCCATTATCTCATTGAAGTGGAAGACGATACAGGTTCCTTGCCTATTTTAGTAAGCAAGGATAATGATGAGCTCATAAGAGCTGCAAGAAACCTGATGAGAGATGAAGTGATTGGTGTCATTGCACAAAAGAGAGCTGGCCAAAGTGAAAACCAATTGGCAATTTGCCAAAATCTAATTGATCCTGATGTTCCAAGAAAGGATAGAAAAGAGGTTGATTTCGGTACTGTATTCACTTCAGATATTCACATAGGAAGTTCTACATTCCTTGAAGATGCATTTGTCAGATTCACCAAATGGCTTAATGGTGACTATGGTAACGAAGAGCAAAGGGAAATGGCTAATAACGTTAAGTATATGATTATCGGTGGAGATATTGTAGACGGAATCGGTGTTTATCCAAATCAGGATAAGGAATTGGCCATTAAGGACATTACAGCCCAATATGATGAGGCAGCTCGTTTGGTTGGTGATATCCGAAGTGACATTAAAATCATCATCACTCCTGGAAACCACGACGCTTCAAGAGTTGCAGAGCCACAGCCTGCTGTTCCTGAAAAGTATGCTAAATCATTATACAAGCTAAATAACGTTGAATTCCTCTCAAATCCTAGTACAGTAAGCTTGGATGGCCTTGAAGTATTGATTTACCATGGAAGAGGCATAGATGACATGGTGATGGGATCAAATGACTTTTCACATGAACGCAATGACCTCGTAATGAAGGAATTCCTAAGAAAAAGACATTTGGCTCCATTGTATGGTGAAAGAACCCCACTTGCTTCAGAGCTTGAGGATCACTTGGTTATTGATAGGGTACCTGACGTATTGCATACAGGCCATGTTCATATTAACACCTATGCAAACTATAATGGAATTCACTGTATAAATTCAGGTACTTTCCAGACTCAAACAGAGTTCCAGAAAATTTACAACATCGTGCCAACACCTGCAGAGGTTCCTATCATTGATGTAGGTGGAAATTACAAGCAATTGAAATTCATTGATTAATTATTTTCAAAATCAGCTATTTTAAAAAATAGCTCTTCACTTTTTTTAATTTGATATATGTTAAGGATGATAAGATGGAAAAGGAAATTGTAAAATCCGTAGTGGAAATGTCAGCATATGTATTTGAAAGAGGATTGGTCTCTGGAAAAGCTGGCAATGTAAGTGCAAGATTCAAAGGTGAAAACGGCGACATAGTGGCCATCACACCTACCTTAAAATCCCTTGCAGACTTAAGGGAAGAGGACATTGTTCTCGTGAATGAAAAGGGGGAATTATTGACAAAAGGAAAGCCATCATCTGAAGTTGGAATGCACTTGGCAATATACAGAGAAAAGCCTGATGTTTACGGTATTGCACATACACATTCACCTTATGCAACAGGATTTGCATTTTCTGCCAAGAAAATTAAACGTCTTGAAGGATTTGGAGCCATTAAGTCCGAATACTTGAAGGACATTGAATACTTCAAGCCAGGAAGCAAGGAGCTTGCTGAAGCTGCAAGTGAAGCTCTAAGGACAGAAGATGCAATCATCTTGAAGAACCATGGAGTCATAGCAACTGGAGAGACAGTGAAGGAAGCTGCAGCTCTTGTTGAATTCGTTGAGGAAATAGCTAAAACACAGTTTGTGACTCATGTCTTGAATTCAATTGAATAGAATGCTTGATTGAAACCAAATCAATCATGATTTTTTTCCGTTGTAAAAGTTTATATACATCAAAAATAAAATAGGATAGTATGAAAATAGAATTTGATATTATTGGAACAATCCATTCCCCATTTAAAGAGTTAGAGGGAATGCCAATCCAACCAACTGGTGCAAAAGGAATTGAAGGTAAAATATGTCTTAAAGATGAATTCAAGCCTGGATTAAAGGATATTGATGGTTTTTCACATCTTATACTCATATATCACTTGCATAAGACAAATGGAAATGCACTCGAAGTGAAACCATTCATGGACAATAAAACACATGGAGTCTTTGCTACAAGATCTCCTAAAAGGCCTAACAATATTGGAATGACAACTGTAAAATTGGATAAGGTTGAAGATGACATTCTCTATATTTCAAATGTAGACATTCTTGACGGCACTCCACTTCTTGACATCAAGCCATACGTTCCTCAGCTATTTGAAGACACTTTAGTTGATGACATCAAGATCGGATGGTTTGAAACCAAGCATCAAAAAGCTAAAAACCAAAAGGCAGATGATAGATTCTTCAAATAATTTATCATTTCTTTTTTTTATAAAAATCTAATTAGTTTTATAAATGACAAATAAATAAAAATAATATTTTTATAGATTATAATTTCCATCATCTGCAAAATCATCCTTATTTTTGCTTCTGTATCCTAATGCAATTATCAATATTACAAGTGCAACACCAAAGACCGCAATCAATTGACTGTTTTTAGCTGTGACTGGAGTATTTTCTTCCTTTAAGATCTCATAAGCTTTCGCTCCTTCAGATGCACTGCCACCACCGTTTTCGCCAGAGTCTCCTGTACCGCCATTAGATTGACCTGAAAGGTCTCCAACTGCAATTCCACTACCTGTAAAATTGCCTTCTCCACTTCCTGAACCTTTATTGATTCCTAATCCATTTCCGGTACCATTGCCTATGGTTTTTGGGTTATTCCCGTCTTTTTTAGAATAATCCCTATCATTAGGAATATTATTGTTCTGTTGGTTTTTGCTGGATTCATTAAAATCTTTTGTTTTGTTTGAAGACACTTTTTCATCAATGGTGACGTTGAAACTATGGCTGCCAATTGTAATGGTTATTACAGACCCTGATGGCAATTCATCAAGATTCAAATCTTTCAAATCAAAACGGCCATCCTCACCAACCATAACGGACCCATAATCCTTTCCATTGATATTGACATTATCAATGTAAAATAATCCGGCTCCACTTGGAGTGTTTCCATTGTATAGTTGGCCAAATATTCCATTTTCATCTCCTCCAAAACCCATAGACAAGTGTTTAAAGTCTTCAGGGTCTAAAGCTTTACCAAATACCATAGGGCATATGTGACCCAATCCATATTCCCCATCATTATCAAAGTACCA
The Methanobrevibacter ruminantium genome window above contains:
- a CDS encoding potassium channel family protein; the encoded protein is MPSVKDILIEMKDMSELMVDLAYSAVLFNNKAAAEEVLTLENRLNSMNYEIKKQSLVAARSLEDAEKLTTLLEIAEAAESMGNAAKDLADLTLKGFEPHLVFKMVMEESERNIIRVNVEESSALTNQSLGELLLLNRTGMRIISIRRGDSWIYGPDKNTVILAGDVLIAKGSETGTEIIEKLADGEMHLEDLGNIEEFIDDD
- the tsaA gene encoding tRNA (N6-threonylcarbamoyladenosine(37)-N6)-methyltransferase TrmO, with protein sequence MKIEFDIIGTIHSPFKELEGMPIQPTGAKGIEGKICLKDEFKPGLKDIDGFSHLILIYHLHKTNGNALEVKPFMDNKTHGVFATRSPKRPNNIGMTTVKLDKVEDDILYISNVDILDGTPLLDIKPYVPQLFEDTLVDDIKIGWFETKHQKAKNQKADDRFFK
- a CDS encoding DNA-directed DNA polymerase II small subunit; protein product: MTAEILIKFARKGIILSPEAYDLIKNSKNPINLSSEIIVKLKSGNYSKDMVPVDVDTIMKMEGLNLEMKSPVNDEKPKSIEKPPHIQEKPLETKAPTNKPDGIEAKKPEMKEETGKKIEKPQATPEKGIVLEKPKTTEEKGIGLNEPKAEEKPKEEIEPKVNPGYASEHVVKIEDAEVSKEVEVKYKRNLTESKVSFDKFKVLKDTSNKSYTSGEIRNLIDYFQNRYKKLSGILEKRPELRTWQKINEITENQTDLNLIVMITDIRSTKNGHYLIEVEDDTGSLPILVSKDNDELIRAARNLMRDEVIGVIAQKRAGQSENQLAICQNLIDPDVPRKDRKEVDFGTVFTSDIHIGSSTFLEDAFVRFTKWLNGDYGNEEQREMANNVKYMIIGGDIVDGIGVYPNQDKELAIKDITAQYDEAARLVGDIRSDIKIIITPGNHDASRVAEPQPAVPEKYAKSLYKLNNVEFLSNPSTVSLDGLEVLIYHGRGIDDMVMGSNDFSHERNDLVMKEFLRKRHLAPLYGERTPLASELEDHLVIDRVPDVLHTGHVHINTYANYNGIHCINSGTFQTQTEFQKIYNIVPTPAEVPIIDVGGNYKQLKFID
- a CDS encoding magnesium transporter — translated: MKSLMKMVRQFGESLITLVVSIILFLFNAVKFIVSLPARFLSYIREFLADTDSVLKESLIALSICAVGDLCAGIILGNMEFFLQTYPGLMVIIPGAIGMRGNIFGSFGSRLSTHLHIGTISPEFKRSDLLDENITASIILTMVLSVLLGAIAKVICILFNFPSISLFDFVLISFIAGLISTVIMLPITMFISLKSFEGGWDPDNITTPFIAAVGDFFTLPAIILSVLIVNLIGFDPIVKMVLFAIIILITLVSLISGYTADNEVRYIVRQSTPVLFGCSILGTVAGGILNNSLSTLLKNQTLLTLVPLFSGESGGLVSILGARLSSGLHSGLIDPVLRPKKHTMENFIAIVTLAIVMYPLIGFLAESSTIAFNNIGVGYLQSILISLIAGMVLILIMLLVVFYISTISYRRGLDPDNIVIPLSTSLTDSISTLILIVVSLGLLSLI
- a CDS encoding cysteine-rich small domain-containing protein translates to MINLISMGSDIGNITVNVFNAIIEADIIVNYDNIDLSDLDTYIKDKEIIANGLEEQNEVSIGLDESESIDETGDIYSKLEESYLKIELAISRSQDNNVALICSNKRNIYGIANLLIQMSSKHSDIELKIYPAVSPIDYSSAVLGAPLNDFVAIDLNNHLVSDKELRNKIKFALKNDFVLFIHNPIGENGDKCNFNILKEVMDDFSNELLVGIVNDGYRYEISKFNEINEDNIIENSTLIIGNKLTYRLEDYMVTSSDYVVKPKFISQNIDFFERYLKDETPKGLDYDCEYLPCHKELEACDFCYCPFYPCADGLTGGEWIKDKDVWSCQHCDWIHLEEPCQAVRKGLEDILEDKNDLKIKHMELLKLRRECLLKTLK
- a CDS encoding class II aldolase/adducin family protein; its protein translation is MEKEIVKSVVEMSAYVFERGLVSGKAGNVSARFKGENGDIVAITPTLKSLADLREEDIVLVNEKGELLTKGKPSSEVGMHLAIYREKPDVYGIAHTHSPYATGFAFSAKKIKRLEGFGAIKSEYLKDIEYFKPGSKELAEAASEALRTEDAIILKNHGVIATGETVKEAAALVEFVEEIAKTQFVTHVLNSIE